In Peromyscus maniculatus bairdii isolate BWxNUB_F1_BW_parent chromosome 9, HU_Pman_BW_mat_3.1, whole genome shotgun sequence, one genomic interval encodes:
- the Cdhr1 gene encoding cadherin-related family member 1: protein MRCCPRAALVLGLLRIYLAQANFAPHFFDNGVGSTNGNMALFSLPEDTPVGSHVYTLNGTDPEGDPLSYHISFEPSTRSVFSVDPSCGSITLVEELDREKEDEIEAIISISDGLNLVAEKVVILVTDANDEAPRFIQEPYIVLVPENTPAGSSIFKVHAEDKDTGSGGSVTYFLQNLHSSKFTMDRHSGVLRLQTGATLDYEKSRAHFITVVAKDGGGRLRGADVVFSATTTVTVNVEDVQDTAPMFVGTPYYGYVYEDTLPGSEVLTVVAIDGDRGKPNHILYRLLNESDGVFEINETSGAISVLQSPAQLRREVYELHVQVTEVNSPGSPGAQAMVPVTIRIVDLNNHPPTFYGESGPQNKFELSMYEHPPQGEILRGLKITVNDSDQGANAKFNLRLVGPGGIFRVVPQTVLNEAQVTIIVENSAAIDFEKSKLLTFKLLAIEVNTPEKFSSTADIVIQLLDTNDNVPKFTSHYYIARIPENAPGGSNVVAVTAVDPDTGPWGKVQYSIYGTGSDLFLIHPSTGLIYTQPWASLDAEGTSRYNFYVKAEDMDGRYSLAEVFVTLLDVNDHYPQFVQSIQEKTMVLGTPVKIEATDQDAEEPNNLVDYSITHAEPANVFDIDAHTGEIWLKNSIRSLEALHNITPSGDYSWSLQVQAKDRGSPSFSTTALLKIDITDTETMSRGSMAAFLIQTKDNPMKAVGVLAGVMAIVVAITVLISTATFWRNKKSNKVLPVRRVLRRRPSPAPHTVRTEWLKFRRAKAATKFILKEDPPNENCNNSRAGITVPPRAPALPPPPKMSSSTVAQQTVPTVSGSLTPQPPQQLPKPKPSGGPIQSSLVSELKQKFEKKSLDNKAYF, encoded by the exons ATGAGGTGCTGCCCGCGGGCCGCCCTGGTCCTGGGGCTGCTGCGCATTTACCTGG CCCAGGCCAACTTTGCCCCTCACTTCTTTGACAATGGAGTGGGCAGCACCAATGGCAACATGGCACTGTTCAGCCTCCCAGAAGACACTCCTGTAG GTTCTCACGTGTACACCCTGAATGGGACTGACCCCGAGGGAGACCCTCTCTCCTACCACATCAGCTTCGAGCCCAGCACTAGGAGTGTCTTTTCTGTTGACCCCAGTTGTGGAAGCATCACCCTGGTGGAAGAGTTGGACAGAGAG AAGGAAGATGAGATCGAAGCCATCATTAGCATTTCCGATGGCCTGAACCTG GTGGCAGAGAAAGTCGTGATACTGGTGACAGATGCCAATGATGAGGCGCCCAGGTTCATCCAGGAGCCTTACATTGTCCTGGTTCCAGAG AACACACCTGCTGGGAGCAGTATCTTTAAGGTCCATGCGGAGGACAAGGACACAGGCTCTGGAGGGAGTGTCACCTACTTCCTACAG AACCTACACTCCTCCAAGTTCACCATGGACCGCCACAGTGGTGTGCTGCGTCTCCAGACTGGAGCCACACTGGACTATGAGAAGTCGAGGGCTCATTTCATCACTGTGGTCGCCAAG GATGGTGGAGGCAGGCTTCGAGGGGCTGATGTGGTGTTCTCAGCCACCACCACGGTCACTGTCAATGTGGAAGATGTTCAGGATACGGCCCCTATGTTTGTGGGTACACCTTATTATGGTTATGTATACGAGGACACCCTTCCG GGCTCGGAGGTGCTGACGGTGGTTGCCATAGACGGAGACCGAGGCAAACCCAACCACATCCTCTACAGACTCTTGAACG AGAGTGATGGAGTCTTCGAAATTAATGAGACATCTGGAGCCATCTCCGTCCTTCAGAGCCCTGCCCAGCTCCGGAGAGAGGTGTATGAGCTTCACGTGCAG GTGACAGAGGTCAACTCTCCAGGAAGCCCAGGTGCTCAGGCCATGGTCCCAGTCACCATCAGGATTGTGGACCTCAACAACCATCCTCCAACATTCTATGGAGAGAGTGGACCCCAGAACAAGTTTGAACTATCTATGTATGAGCACCCACCCCAGGGGGAGATCCTTCGTGGACTCAAGATCACTGTCAATGACTCTGACCAG GGAGCCAATGCCAAATTCAACTTACGGCTGGTGGGACCTGGAGGCATCTTTCGAGTTGTGCCACAAACGGTCCTGAATGAAGCCCAAGTCACCATCATAGTAGAGAACTCAGCTGCCATTGACTTTGAAAAATCTAAGTTGTTAACCTTCAAG ctcctggctATTGAAGTGAACACCCCGGAGAAGTTCAGTTCCACAGCAGACATTGTGATCCAGCTTCTGGACACCAATGATAATGTCCCCAAGTTCACCTCTCACTACTACATTGCCAGGATCCCAGAGAATGCTCCAGGGGGCTCCAACGTGGTGGCTGTCACA gctGTGGATCCAGATACAGGACCATGGGGCAAAGTCCAGTACTCCATCTATGGGACCGGGTCAGACCT ATTCTTGATTCACCCATCAACTGGGCTTATCTACACTCAGCCCTGGGCCAGCCTAGATGCTGAGGGCACTTCAAGGTACAACTTTTATGTGAAGGCAGAAGACATGGATGGGAGGTACAGCCTGGCTGAGGTGTTTGTCACTCTGTTGGATGTCAATGACCATTACCCTCAGTTTGTACAGAGCATCCAGGAGAAGACAATGGTGCTGGGAACCCCAGTGAAAATTGAG gcTACGGACCAGGATGCAGAGGAGCCGAACAACTTGGTAGACTACTCCATCACCCATGCAGAGCCAGCCAATGTGTTTGACATTGATGCACACACGGGAGAGATCTGGCTCAAGAATTCCATCCGCTCCTTGGAGGCCCTCCACAACATCACACCCAGTGGAGATTACTCATGGTCCCTACAGGTACAGGCCAAGGACCGAGGCTCCCCATCTTTCAGCACCACAGCCTTACTCAAGATTGACATCACAGACACAGAG ACGATGTCCCGAGGCTCCATGGCTGCCTTCCTGATACAGACCAAGGACAATCCCATGAAGGCTGTGGGTGTGTTGGCTGGAGTCATGGCCATTGTTGTGGCCATAACTGTCCTCATCTCCACCGCCACCTTCTGGCGTAACAAGAAGTCCAACAAGGTCCTGCCTGTGAGGCGTGTGCTCCGAAGACGGCCCAGCCCTGCACCCCACACGGTTCGAACAGAGTGGCTCAAATTCAGGAGGGCCAAGGCTGCTACCAAGTTCATACTCAAAGAGGATCCCCCCAATGAGAACTGCAATAACAGTAGAGCAGGAATCACAGTGCCCCCCAGAGCTCCAGCTCTCCCGCCACCCCCTAAAATGTCATCCAGTACAGTGGCCCAACAGACAGTGCCTACTGTATCTGGATCCCTCACCCCACAGCCACCCCAACAATTACCCAAGCCCAAGCCCTCAGGAGGCCCCATTCAGtcctctctggtctctgagcTCAAGCAAAAGTTTGAGAAGAAGAGTTTGGACAACAAGGCTTACTTCTAG
- the Lrit1 gene encoding leucine-rich repeat, immunoglobulin-like domain and transmembrane domain-containing protein 1 produces the protein MWVAVGMLWLLALGGPHQAWSFCPSQCSCSLHILSDGSKARTVVCSDPDLTLPPASIPPDTCKLRLERTAIRRVPGEAFRPLSRLEQLWLPYNALSELSALMLRGLRRLRELRLPGNRLAAFPWAALRDAPQLQLLDLQANRLSTLPPEAAHFLENLTFLDLSSNQLMRLPLELLDTWAHLKIGPFHSGHRARLVLGLQDNPWVCDCRLYDLVHLLDGWTSNLVFIEPRLRCASPRSLAGVAFSQLELRKCQSPELRPGVTSIISPLGSTVLLRCGATGIPGPEMSWRRANGRALNGTVHQEVSSDGSSWTLLDLPVVSLFDSGDYICQAKNFLGASETLISLIVTEPQTSTEYSGVPRALWARTGEGTEAAAYNNKLVARHVPHIPEPVAMATKPSVPSIKEELELQHFQMDVPGELSREQAELQEAQMVRSLKVVGDTYHSVSLVWKAPQAGNTTAFSVLYAVFGQSDMRRVIVEPGKTSVTIEGLAPKTKYVACVCVRGQVPTKEQCVIFSTDEVVDAEGTQRLINMVVISVAAIIALPPTLLVCCGALRRRCHKCRTRGSAEATGAYVNLERLGHSEDGSELSRSSLSEADRLLSARSSLDSQVLGVRGGRRINEYFC, from the exons GACAGTGGTGTGCAGCGACCCTGACTTGACCTTGCCCCCAGCTTCGATTCCTCCGGACACCTGCAAGCTGCGCTTGGAGCGGACCGCCATCCGTAGGGTGCCTGGAGAGGCCTTCCGGCCTCTCAGCCGCCTGGAACAGCTGTGGCTGCCTTACAATGCTCTCAGCGAGCTCAGTGCCCTCATGCTTAGGGGCCTGCGCCGCCTGCGAGAGCTGCGTCTGCCTGGGAACCGCCTGGCTGCTTTCCCCTGGGCTGCGCTCAGGGATGCTCCGCAACTGCAGCTGCTCGACCTGCAGGCCAATCGCCTGTCGACCTTGCCACCTGAGGCTGCACACTTCCTGGAGAACCTTACTTTCCTGGACCTTTCCAGCAACCAGCTGATGAGGCTTCCCCTGGAGCTGCTAGACACCTGGGCTCACCTGAAGATCGGACCCTTCCATTCAGGTCACCGCGCCAGGCTAGTTCTAG GGCTTCAGGACAACCCCTGGGTATGTGACTGTCGACTCTATGACCTGGTTCATCTCCTAGATGGCTGGACTTCAAACTTGGTCTTCATTGAACCTAGACTGAGGTGTGCCAGCCCACGCAGCCTGGCCGGAGTGGCCTTTAgccagctggagctgagaaagtGTCAGAGCCCAGAGCTCCGTCCAGGGGTGACCAGCATCATATCCCCTTTGGGTAGCACAGTATTGCTACGTTGTGGAGCAACTGGGATCCCAGGTCCTGAGATGAGCTGGAGGAGAGCCAATGGACGAGCACTCAATGGCACAG TGCACCAGGAAGTCTCCAGCGATGGCTCAAGCTGGACTTTGCTGGATCTGCCTGTTGTGTCTCTCTTTGACTCTGGAGACTACATCTGCCAGGCCAAGAACTTTCTAGGGGCTTCTGAAACCCTTATCTCCTTAATTGTCACCGAGCCCCAGACTTCTACAGAGTACAGCGGGGTTCCAAGGGCCCTGTGGGCAAGGACAGGGGAAGGGACCGAAGCTGCTGCTTACAACAACAAGCTGGTGGCCAGGCATGTTCCCCACATTCCTGAGCCTGTAGCCATGGCCACCAAGCCCTCAGTGCCCAGCATAAAAGAGGAGCTGGAGCTCCAGCACTTTCAGATGGATGTCCCAGGAGAGCTCTCCAGAGAGCAAGCAGAACTGCAGGAGGCCCAGATGGTCAGGTCTCTCAAGGTGGTGGGAGATACTTACCACAGCGTGTCACTGGTGTGGAAAGCCCCTCAGGCTGGGAACACAACTGCCTTTAGTGTCCTTTACGCCGTCTTTGGGCAGAGCGACATGCGAAGGGTGATTGTGGAGCCTGGGAAGACTAGTGTCACCATCGAGGGGCTTGCTCCAAAGACCAAGTACgtggcatgtgtctgtgtgcggGGCCAAGTGCCTACGAAGGAGCAGTGTGTCATCTTCTCTACTGACGAGGTGGTAGATGCAGAGGGCACCCAGCGGCTCATCAACATGGTGGTGATCAGCGTGGCAGCCATCATCGCGCTGCCTCCCACCCTGCTCGTCTGCTGCGGTGCGCTCCGAAGACGCTGCCACAAGTGCCGCACGCGGGGCTCTGCAGAGGCGACTGGTGCCTATGTTAATTTGGAAAGACTGGGCCACAGCGAGGATGGTTCAGAGCTGTCCAGGAGCAGCCTCAGTGAGGCAGATAGGCTTCTCTCAGCACGCTCCAGCCTGGACTCCCAGGTCTTGGGAGTCAGGGGTGGCAGGCGTATCAATGAGTACTTCTGCTGA
- the Lrit2 gene encoding leucine-rich repeat, immunoglobulin-like domain and transmembrane domain-containing protein 2, whose product MAFVFYCFLQVLASWDIHAAQSFCLPGCTCSEENFGRSLQCMSMPLGKIPGNFPEELKQVRIENSPLFELPQGFFANMSTLEYLWLNFNNVTVIHPGALEDLPELRELRLEGNKLRSVPWTAFRTTPLLQVLDLKHNRIDALPELALQFLANLTYLDISSNRLTVVSKGVFLNWPVYQKRQQHGFGAGIISSMVLALHNNPWLCDCRLRGLVQFVKSTGLPFILVNSYLICQGPVSKAGQLLHETELGVCMKPKISTPSANITIQVGKNGTLQCLAQASPSPSIAWKYPLSTWREFDVLASSIAEDTILSQLVIPAAHLIDRGNYTCMAFNSIGRSSLVISLYVQPAQVMPGLHSFSISSEGSAYVDLRVVKQTVHGIVLEWLTVANIPEEQWFTLHIESDEAFRKKVVHIGPGINTYAVDDLLPATKYKACLSLRSQPSGQGQCVVFMTGKDSGGLEGRERLLHVTVVLCAVLLALPVGAYVWAAQGPYNCSEWCLCCDSLHRKTLRCPQARPQCKDSSFKDLPAVYEDGDGHRVMEGIEEIEKESNS is encoded by the exons atggcttttgttttttactgtttctTGCAAGTTCTGGCCTCTTGGGATATACATGCAGCTCAGTCTTTCTGTCTGCCAGGGTGTACCTGCTCAGAGGAGAATTTCGGCAG gaGTCTACAGTGCATGTCTATGCCTTTGGGAAAGATTCCAGGCAACTTTCCTGAAGAACTCAAGCAAGTCAGAATTGAAAACTCACCCTTATTTGAACTTCCCCAGGGGTTTTTCGCCAACATGAGTACCTTGGAATACCTTTGGCTCAACTTTAACAATGTCACTGTGATTCACCCAGGCGCCCTAGAGGATCTGCCAGAGCTGAGAGAACTGAGACTGGAGGGGAACAAACTCCGTTCAGTACCATGGACAGCGTTCCGCACCACCCCTCTCTTACAGGTCTTGGATCTCAAACACAACAGGATTGATGCACTCCCTGAATTGGCTCTTCAGTTCCTAGCCAACCTGACATACCTTGACATATCCTCCAATAGGCTGACAGTTGTATCCAAGGGTGTCTTCTTGAACTGGCCAGTCTATCAGAAACGCCAGCAGCATGGTTTTGGAGCTGGAATTATCTCCAGCATGGTGTTGGCACTGCACAATAATCCCTGGTTATGTGACTGTCGTTTAAGGGGGCTTGTTCAGTTTGTCAAGTCCACTGGTCTCCCATTCATCCTAGTGAATTCTTACCTGATATGCCAGGGCCCTGTCTCTAAAGCAGGACAGCTTTTACATGAGACTGAGCTTGGTGTTTGTATGAAGCCAAAAATCTCAACCCCAAGTGCCAACATCACTATCCAGGTAGGAAAGAATGGAACCCTGCAATGCTTGGCACAAGCCAGTCCCTCACCAAGCATAGCATGGAAGTATCCTCTGAGCACGTGGAGAGAATTTGATG TGTTGGCCTCATCAATTGCAGAAGATACCATCCTGTCCCAGCTGGTCATTCCAGCAGCTCATCTGATAGACAGAGGTAATTACACTTGTATGGCCTTCAACTCCATTGGCAGAAGCTCCCTTGTCATCTCACTCTACGTCCAGCCAGCCCAGGTTATGCCTGGATTGCACTCTTTTTCCATCTCCTCAGAAGGCAGTGCCTATGTTGACCTGCGGGTCGTCAAGCAGACAGTACATGGCATCGTGCTGGAGTGGCTCACAGTGGCCAACATCCCAGAGGAGCAGTGGTTCACCCTCCACATCGAATCTGATGAAGCTTTCAGGAAGAAAGTAGTCCACATAGGCCCTGGAATCAACACATATGCCGTGGATGACCTCCTCCCTGCTACAAAATATAAAGCATGCCTCAGCCTGAGGAGTCAGCCCTCAGGTCAGGGCCAGTGTGTTGTCTTCATGACAGGCAAAGACAGTGGTGGACTGGAGGGTCGTGAGCGCCTTTTGCATGTCACTGTGGTCTTGTGTGCTGTGCTCCTGGCACTGCCCGTGGGTGCTTATGTGTGGGCTGCCCAGGGGCCATACAACTGTAGTGAGTGGTGTTTATGTTGTGACTCTCTTCACAGGAAAACCCTCAGGTGCCCCCAAGCCAGACCACAGTGCAAGGATAGCTCTTTCAAAGATCTTCCAGCTGTCTACGAGGATGGTGACGGTCACAGGGTCATGGAGGGGATTGAGGAGATAGAAAAAGAGAGTAACAGTTAA